In a single window of the Nodularia spumigena CCY9414 genome:
- a CDS encoding RNA-directed DNA polymerase translates to MKRYNNLYPQITDFSNLILAARQAQKGKRFRENILKFNYNLEAELAKIKTQLESKTYQPGRYKTFEICEPKHRLISAAPYRDRVVHHALCNIIVPIFEPTFITDSYANRLGFGTHRALRRFTTFARSHRYVLQCDIKKYFPSINHEILKSLLHRKLKCQDTLWLAETIINSSNPQESVIDYFPGDDLLSPLQGRKGLPIGNLTSQFFANVYLNNLDHFVKEQIKAQNYVRYVDDFALFSDDYGFLAAAKLAIEEHLINLRLKLHPVKSQLFETRHGASFLGFRILPDTIRVRTENLRRGRQRLKQLQSDYSQGKIEFKDVHSSIESWVAHITYGDTWRLRQQIFASLVFTRE, encoded by the coding sequence ATGAAACGATATAACAATCTTTATCCTCAAATCACAGATTTTAGTAATTTAATATTAGCGGCACGTCAGGCACAAAAAGGAAAGCGGTTTCGAGAAAATATTTTAAAATTTAACTATAATTTGGAAGCTGAACTGGCAAAAATTAAAACTCAGTTAGAGTCAAAAACTTATCAACCAGGACGCTACAAAACTTTTGAGATTTGTGAACCCAAGCATCGTTTAATCTCTGCCGCACCCTACCGAGATAGAGTAGTGCATCATGCCCTATGCAATATTATAGTGCCAATTTTCGAGCCAACTTTTATTACTGATTCTTATGCCAATCGGTTGGGTTTTGGGACTCACCGCGCTTTACGTCGCTTCACTACCTTTGCTCGTTCTCACCGCTATGTTTTGCAGTGCGACATTAAAAAATATTTTCCCAGTATTAACCACGAAATTCTCAAATCTCTGCTACACCGCAAACTAAAATGTCAAGACACTCTGTGGTTGGCAGAAACTATTATTAATAGCAGTAATCCTCAAGAATCTGTAATTGACTATTTTCCTGGGGATGATTTACTTTCGCCCTTACAAGGACGCAAGGGATTACCTATTGGCAATCTCACCAGTCAATTTTTCGCCAATGTTTATCTGAATAATTTAGATCATTTTGTCAAGGAGCAAATAAAAGCCCAGAATTATGTCCGCTATGTTGATGATTTTGCCTTGTTTTCAGATGACTATGGATTTTTAGCAGCAGCAAAATTAGCCATAGAAGAACACTTGATCAATCTGAGGCTAAAACTGCATCCAGTAAAAAGTCAATTATTTGAAACTCGACATGGAGCAAGTTTTCTAGGATTTCGCATTCTACCAGATACAATCCGAGTGCGAACTGAGAATCTGCGAAGGGGACGGCAAAGATTAAAACAGCTGCAAAGTGACTACAGTCAAGGTAAGATTGAGTTTAAAGACGTACATAGTTCAATTGAAAGCTGGGTAGCCCACATTACATACGGGGACACTTGGCGATTACGTCAACAGATATTCGCATCTCTTGTATTTACGAGAGAGTGA
- the rimM gene encoding ribosome maturation factor RimM (Essential for efficient processing of 16S rRNA) codes for MKTNRQGAKVAKKKQGSRAQGAGGKFLNPVPNLDEWLEIGKIVAPQGLSGELRVYPESDFPERFEVPGTRWLWHPGDREPQPVELLSGRYVEGKNLCIISLAGVRNRNDAEALRDYKLMVPASDRPQLGEDEYHVTDLIGMLVFMQESGELVGEVVDVIPAGNFLLEVKLHQQIPDVESETLQPQSPKKLLIPFVKAIAPVVDLPSRRIEITPPPGLLELAIG; via the coding sequence ATGAAAACGAACCGCCAAGGCGCAAAGGTCGCCAAGAAGAAGCAGGGGAGCAGGGCGCAGGGAGCAGGGGGGAAGTTTCTCAACCCAGTCCCGAATCTTGATGAATGGTTGGAAATTGGGAAGATTGTCGCTCCTCAAGGTTTGTCTGGGGAGTTGCGGGTTTATCCGGAGTCGGATTTTCCGGAGCGGTTTGAGGTTCCGGGAACTCGTTGGTTATGGCATCCTGGTGATAGGGAACCACAACCTGTGGAGTTGTTGTCAGGACGTTATGTGGAGGGGAAAAATCTTTGTATAATTTCTTTGGCTGGTGTGAGAAATCGCAATGATGCTGAGGCTTTGCGCGATTATAAGTTGATGGTTCCCGCAAGCGATCGCCCCCAATTAGGCGAAGATGAATATCATGTCACCGATTTGATCGGGATGTTGGTATTTATGCAGGAATCTGGGGAACTTGTGGGGGAGGTGGTAGATGTCATTCCGGCTGGTAATTTTTTATTGGAAGTCAAATTGCATCAGCAAATTCCCGATGTCGAGTCAGAAACATTACAGCCGCAATCACCGAAGAAACTTTTGATACCTTTTGTTAAGGCGATCGCCCCTGTGGTAGATTTACCATCCCGTCGCATTGAAATTACTCCCCCCCCTGGGTTGCTAGAACTAGCCATTGGGTAA
- the avd gene encoding diversity-generating retroelement protein Avd, translating into MPDLPIVQKTYDLIKWYVPILNRLPKKHKFTLGDRMIIGLYDFLEGLILARYAQEKLTQLELLNAKLDILRHQTRLLFDFREFDQRRYEYVGQLLNEIGNELGGWIKQQRQKAKK; encoded by the coding sequence ATGCCAGATTTACCAATTGTCCAAAAAACCTACGACCTGATTAAATGGTATGTCCCAATTTTGAATCGTCTACCCAAAAAACATAAATTTACTTTAGGGGACAGGATGATCATAGGATTGTACGACTTCCTCGAAGGTCTTATTTTAGCACGATACGCCCAAGAAAAGTTAACTCAGCTAGAACTATTAAATGCTAAATTAGACATCCTGCGTCATCAAACCAGATTATTATTTGATTTTCGGGAATTTGATCAGCGACGATATGAATATGTTGGTCAACTGCTAAATGAAATCGGCAATGAATTAGGGGGCTGGATTAAACAACAGCGCCAAAAGGCCAAGAAATGA
- a CDS encoding AAA family ATPase: MNPPPYTFKCDPKARPKNPHPDSPTELEPYIADSALIEAVNLAIFLQRPLLIEGEAGCGKTRLAVAIAYELGLPFYRWDIRSTTKVQEGLYEYDAILRLHDVQTQNLSPSINPQTKKPRNPQEPKDYRELGSLGKAFQSHECPAVLLIDEIDKADVDFPNDLLSILEKPWKFFIRETGEEIQANPEKLPIIIITSNKEKGSLPTPFLRRCLYHYVRFPNQPEELQKIVNAHYTQKQKVDKTTIPKADLVKEAIAKFLKIREDKNLFKLPGTSEFLDWLAALDHFTPKPYPVTQLQQEKTIPYRDLLFKLRQDWQNPNYPSV, encoded by the coding sequence ATGAATCCTCCTCCATACACCTTCAAATGCGACCCTAAAGCACGACCTAAAAACCCTCATCCTGATTCCCCCACAGAATTAGAACCATATATTGCAGATAGCGCATTAATTGAAGCCGTAAATTTAGCAATATTTCTACAAAGACCACTTTTAATAGAAGGAGAAGCCGGATGTGGTAAAACTCGATTAGCTGTAGCCATCGCTTATGAATTAGGATTACCCTTTTATCGCTGGGATATTCGCTCAACTACGAAAGTTCAAGAGGGATTATATGAATATGATGCAATTTTGCGCCTCCATGATGTCCAAACCCAAAATTTAAGTCCATCAATTAATCCCCAAACTAAAAAACCTCGAAATCCTCAAGAACCTAAAGATTACCGCGAATTAGGTTCTCTGGGTAAAGCCTTTCAATCCCATGAATGTCCGGCGGTTTTGTTGATTGATGAAATTGATAAGGCTGATGTGGATTTTCCCAATGATTTACTTTCAATATTAGAAAAGCCTTGGAAATTCTTTATTCGAGAAACTGGAGAAGAAATCCAAGCTAATCCAGAAAAATTACCAATTATTATTATTACCAGTAATAAAGAAAAAGGTAGCTTACCCACTCCCTTTTTACGACGCTGTTTATATCATTATGTCAGGTTTCCGAATCAACCAGAAGAGTTACAAAAGATTGTTAATGCTCACTATACACAAAAACAGAAAGTAGATAAAACTACCATACCTAAAGCAGATTTAGTCAAGGAAGCGATCGCCAAATTTTTAAAGATACGTGAAGATAAAAACCTGTTTAAGCTCCCTGGTACAAGTGAATTTCTAGATTGGCTGGCTGCCTTAGACCATTTTACCCCAAAACCCTATCCTGTAACTCAACTCCAGCAAGAAAAGACAATTCCCTATCGAGACTTACTCTTTAAATTACGACAAGACTGGCAAAATCCCAATTATCCCTCAGTATGA
- a CDS encoding valine--pyruvate transaminase: protein MNPALTKIGAQMSNLTGVRAIMKDIVETLKAGAGQEFMNLSAGNPLILPEVEQLWRDCTAELLASSEYGEVVCRYGSSQGYAPLIEAIANDFNKRYGLNLSDRNILITPGSQSLYFYAANAFGGYTNNGELKQIVLPLSPDYTGYGGVCLEQEALKAYKPTLDIDAAAHRFKYRPDFSQLSITESTGCVLFSRPCNPTGNVLSDDEVKKIAALAAPHDVPVLIDSAYAPPFPALNFTEMTPVFGENILHCLSLSKAGLPGERIGVAIGDEGIIQALESFQTNLCIHPSRYGQAIAASAINSGALAKIAEEVIRPFYQKKFAVLEDTLDTAMPKDLPWFLHRGEGAIFAWLWLQDLPITDWEFYQELKQVGVIVVPGSSFFPGLREEWPHKHQCLRISLTGSDAEIVTGMQLLAQVAERVYQRAVVSA from the coding sequence ATGAACCCTGCCCTAACGAAAATTGGCGCTCAAATGTCTAACCTGACTGGTGTAAGAGCGATTATGAAGGACATTGTAGAAACGTTAAAAGCTGGGGCGGGGCAAGAATTTATGAATTTGAGCGCTGGGAACCCGTTGATTTTGCCGGAGGTGGAACAGTTATGGCGCGACTGTACGGCGGAGTTATTGGCTAGTTCGGAATACGGTGAGGTGGTTTGTCGTTACGGTTCCAGTCAGGGTTATGCTCCGTTAATTGAGGCGATCGCCAATGACTTCAACAAGCGCTATGGTTTAAACTTGAGCGATCGCAATATCTTAATTACACCCGGTAGTCAAAGCCTTTACTTCTACGCTGCCAATGCCTTCGGTGGATACACAAATAACGGTGAACTCAAACAAATCGTTTTACCTCTCAGTCCCGACTATACGGGTTATGGCGGTGTCTGTTTAGAGCAAGAAGCCTTAAAAGCCTATAAACCAACTTTGGATATTGATGCTGCGGCTCACAGGTTTAAATATCGTCCAGACTTCAGCCAACTATCAATTACAGAAAGCACGGGTTGTGTCCTTTTCTCTCGTCCCTGTAACCCCACAGGTAATGTTCTCAGCGACGATGAAGTGAAAAAAATTGCGGCTTTGGCTGCACCTCATGATGTACCTGTGTTGATTGACTCGGCTTATGCGCCGCCTTTCCCAGCTTTGAATTTCACAGAAATGACACCAGTGTTCGGTGAGAATATTTTACACTGCCTGAGTTTATCCAAAGCCGGATTACCCGGTGAACGTATCGGTGTCGCTATTGGTGATGAAGGCATTATCCAAGCATTGGAGTCCTTTCAGACAAATTTGTGTATTCATCCTTCACGCTATGGACAAGCGATCGCCGCTAGTGCTATTAATTCTGGTGCTTTAGCTAAAATCGCTGAAGAAGTGATTCGTCCCTTCTACCAGAAAAAATTTGCTGTGCTAGAAGATACTTTAGATACAGCAATGCCCAAGGATTTACCTTGGTTCCTCCATCGCGGTGAAGGTGCTATTTTTGCTTGGTTGTGGCTCCAGGATTTACCCATCACTGATTGGGAATTCTACCAAGAATTAAAGCAAGTGGGTGTGATTGTTGTTCCTGGTAGTAGCTTTTTCCCTGGTTTGCGGGAAGAATGGCCGCACAAGCATCAGTGTTTACGCATTAGTCTGACTGGTAGTGATGCGGAAATTGTCACGGGTATGCAACTTTTGGCACAAGTGGCTGAACGAGTTTATCAGCGTGCTGTTGTGAGTGCTTAA
- a CDS encoding serine/threonine protein kinase codes for MELDVDNREPISLSHYPNFSELGYQVIRELGRNQVEGRITYLAKVCKSHQQVVIKEFNFASTSADWSGLKTYEREIQILQQLDHPRIPRYIDSFETPNNFYLVQEYKNAPSLGLSHSFNPEEIKQIAVSILEILVYLQQRTDPIIHRDIKPENILVDEQLNAYLVDFDLARLQGVKMALSSLASGTPGFMPPEEQLGHTLTQASDLYSLGVTLICLLTDTSSIDICKLIDHKYCFNFQKLFPQLNPRFKSWLMKLVKCQSKYRYANASLALKALQPIQVNCTDNNMDTSVAAIKFRHKTVLLCLAMMGIIAAATTTLILSAPGGIAKQMEIRK; via the coding sequence ATGGAGCTTGATGTAGATAATCGAGAGCCAATTAGCCTAAGTCATTATCCTAATTTTTCTGAGCTAGGCTATCAAGTTATTAGAGAACTAGGACGCAACCAGGTAGAAGGGCGTATTACTTACTTGGCTAAGGTTTGTAAATCTCATCAACAGGTAGTCATTAAAGAGTTCAATTTTGCTAGTACGAGTGCTGACTGGTCGGGTTTGAAAACTTATGAACGTGAAATTCAAATCTTGCAACAACTTGATCATCCTCGTATCCCTCGCTACATAGACTCTTTTGAAACGCCAAATAATTTTTATCTAGTACAGGAGTATAAAAACGCTCCATCGCTGGGGTTAAGTCACAGCTTTAACCCGGAAGAAATCAAACAAATAGCGGTATCAATTTTAGAGATTTTAGTTTATCTGCAACAACGCACCGACCCAATTATTCACCGGGATATTAAGCCAGAAAACATCTTAGTTGATGAACAGCTAAATGCTTACTTGGTTGATTTTGACTTAGCTAGGTTACAGGGAGTGAAAATGGCTCTGAGCAGTTTAGCTTCTGGAACTCCCGGTTTTATGCCACCAGAGGAACAACTTGGTCATACCCTCACCCAAGCTTCGGACTTGTATAGTTTAGGGGTGACACTGATTTGCTTACTTACTGATACCAGTTCTATTGATATTTGTAAGTTAATAGATCATAAGTATTGCTTTAATTTCCAGAAACTATTTCCCCAACTTAATCCGCGTTTTAAATCGTGGTTGATGAAATTGGTGAAATGTCAGAGTAAATACCGCTATGCTAATGCATCTTTGGCTTTAAAAGCACTTCAGCCAATTCAAGTTAATTGTACTGATAATAACATGGATACTTCAGTTGCGGCAATAAAATTCAGACATAAAACAGTTCTGCTATGCCTAGCCATGATGGGCATCATAGCAGCAGCAACTACAACTTTGATACTTTCCGCGCCCGGAGGCATAGCCAAGCAGATGGAAATTAGGAAGTAG
- a CDS encoding SUMF1/EgtB/PvdO family nonheme iron enzyme codes for MLRGGSWNNNPRNCRSAYRNNNDPDNRNNNIGFRVVVSAASALLCQSRRMGMRRACRRRVQTCSCDVGDDIRK; via the coding sequence CTGCTGCGCGGTGGTTCCTGGAACAACAATCCGAGGAATTGCCGTTCTGCGTATCGTAACAACAACGACCCGGACAATAGGAACAACAACATCGGTTTTCGGGTTGTAGTTTCCGCCGCGAGCGCTCTTCTGTGCCAGAGTCGGCGTATGGGAATGCGTCGAGCGTGCCGAAGAAGAGTCCAGACCTGTTCCTGTGATGTCGGTGACGATATCCGAAAATAA
- a CDS encoding CU044_2847 family protein, which produces MKEKKIAEFSLADGTKFLVEVDEPEGRGIERVALPSGRQVLKAQQTFEEALENIKPVASTIISKLRDLNQPADEVEVKFGLKLTADAGAIFASVGGEVSYEITLKWSSKGQGNG; this is translated from the coding sequence ATGAAAGAAAAAAAAATAGCTGAGTTTTCCCTAGCAGATGGAACTAAATTCCTGGTGGAAGTTGATGAACCAGAAGGTCGTGGAATTGAGCGAGTTGCTCTCCCATCAGGAAGACAAGTCCTCAAGGCGCAGCAGACATTTGAAGAAGCCTTAGAGAACATTAAACCCGTGGCTTCTACTATTATCTCTAAATTACGCGACCTCAACCAACCCGCCGATGAGGTAGAGGTTAAATTTGGTCTGAAGTTAACGGCGGATGCTGGAGCTATTTTTGCGTCTGTTGGGGGCGAAGTTAGCTATGAAATTACTTTGAAATGGAGTAGTAAAGGACAGGGTAATGGTTAA
- a CDS encoding formylglycine-generating enzyme family protein encodes MNTPLSDELIQEIAEQQINRFVGRFEPSYEYLAAHCALPLVLTPELVNYIRVQFLLNEEVPWIAEADLLLSDLCRPVGYELYAMTPVVRSNLLAKFTQEPFQDKFGRNRLKSIAQLLLDYVTYLMRTHPHKPDQLQAQQWAAMVYLDEQRTQAEEEIRNALQALVEGGKNGQAELARLQRLITEFQPQLSQYDSLRELAEEVGRLLKGEIPPPRPMVFEYQTPTVNRRGEIIKTETKTAQYFSEHLPNNVTLEMVSIPGGQFFMGSPKNEAQSYDDERPQHEVTVPPFFMGKYPITQAQWRAVAALPQVNRELKPDPSNFKGDNLPVEQISWYEAVEFCDRLKAHTKKDYRLPSEAEWEYACRAGTTTPFHFGETITSDLANYSAETTYGDEPKGKSVGQTSPVGSYVANAFGLYDMHGNVWEWCYDHWHENYKGAPNNGSAWLTKNNDNDNQSRLLRGGSWNFNPGYCRSAYRLNLDPDHRSNGIGFRVVVSAART; translated from the coding sequence ATGAATACTCCCTTATCTGATGAATTAATTCAAGAAATAGCCGAGCAGCAAATTAACCGCTTTGTGGGACGATTTGAGCCATCCTATGAATATTTAGCTGCTCACTGCGCCTTACCTTTGGTCTTGACTCCTGAATTGGTCAATTATATCCGAGTGCAATTTTTACTCAACGAAGAAGTTCCTTGGATAGCAGAAGCAGATTTACTGTTGTCGGATTTGTGTCGTCCAGTGGGTTATGAATTGTACGCCATGACTCCGGTTGTCAGGTCAAATTTATTAGCAAAATTTACACAAGAACCTTTTCAGGATAAATTTGGCAGAAATCGTCTCAAGTCTATAGCCCAATTATTGCTGGACTATGTAACTTATTTAATGCGAACTCACCCCCATAAACCAGACCAATTGCAAGCGCAACAATGGGCTGCAATGGTTTATTTAGATGAACAGCGCACTCAAGCTGAAGAGGAAATAAGAAATGCGTTACAAGCATTAGTTGAAGGTGGAAAAAATGGACAAGCAGAATTAGCCCGGTTACAGCGTCTGATTACAGAGTTTCAACCCCAGTTAAGTCAGTATGACTCATTAAGAGAACTTGCTGAAGAAGTTGGCAGGTTGCTCAAAGGTGAAATTCCTCCACCTCGTCCAATGGTGTTTGAATATCAAACGCCTACAGTGAACCGTCGCGGAGAAATTATTAAGACAGAAACCAAAACCGCCCAATATTTCAGCGAACACCTGCCGAATAATGTCACTTTAGAAATGGTGTCTATTCCCGGTGGTCAATTCTTCATGGGTTCACCAAAAAATGAAGCTCAAAGTTATGATGACGAAAGACCTCAGCATGAAGTCACAGTTCCGCCATTCTTTATGGGTAAATACCCCATCACTCAAGCACAATGGCGGGCTGTAGCCGCTCTCCCGCAAGTAAATAGGGAACTGAAGCCTGACCCATCGAATTTTAAAGGTGACAATTTACCAGTAGAACAAATTTCTTGGTATGAAGCGGTGGAGTTTTGTGATAGACTAAAAGCACACACCAAAAAAGACTACCGATTGCCTAGTGAGGCTGAATGGGAATACGCTTGTAGAGCAGGCACGACAACTCCATTCCACTTTGGCGAAACTATTACATCGGATTTAGCAAATTACAGTGCTGAAACTACCTATGGTGATGAGCCAAAAGGTAAATCCGTAGGTCAGACAAGTCCAGTAGGCAGCTATGTAGCCAATGCCTTTGGATTATATGATATGCACGGTAATGTTTGGGAATGGTGTTATGATCATTGGCATGAAAATTATAAAGGCGCACCCAATAATGGTAGTGCTTGGCTAACCAAGAATAATGATAATGATAATCAATCGCGGCTGCTGCGCGGTGGTTCCTGGAACTTCAATCCGGGGTATTGCCGTTCTGCGTATCGTCTCAACCTCGACCCGGACCATAGGAGCAACGGCATCGGTTTTCGGGTTGTAGTTTCCGCCGCGAGGACTTAA
- a CDS encoding trypsin-like peptidase domain-containing protein, with product MNAIDFNSHKNSIIRIFYQKDVVGIGFLVAEKYALTCAHVVGEALLISSSIANIPDGEIQVDFPLANSTEKIKATVVCWHPTSDLNSDVLIEDIAVLKLEHLPSQAQVTKLILSENLSKHPFKVFGCPQGVAFGVWATGVLSDQNAKQWVQLEDTKVTGYAIAKGFSGSPVWDEQLQGVVGMVVAADTRREAARASFMIPNQTLVKAWQYLKSVVITSKPIEKSVKPALLPAKRRFLEQRKQQLEENIEAVSKQMSFDPNLSNYLNLERQITFYFEELEKIERELSDF from the coding sequence ATGAATGCTATTGATTTTAATAGTCATAAAAATTCAATTATTCGGATATTTTATCAGAAAGATGTGGTTGGTATTGGCTTTCTGGTGGCAGAAAAGTATGCTTTGACTTGCGCTCATGTCGTGGGAGAGGCATTATTAATTTCTAGCTCGATAGCAAATATACCTGATGGAGAAATTCAGGTTGATTTTCCCTTAGCTAATTCTACTGAGAAAATTAAGGCGACGGTTGTTTGTTGGCATCCTACATCTGACTTAAATTCGGATGTATTAATTGAAGATATTGCTGTTTTAAAGCTGGAACACTTACCTTCTCAAGCCCAAGTAACTAAGTTAATTTTATCAGAAAATCTCTCAAAGCATCCATTTAAAGTTTTTGGTTGTCCCCAGGGTGTTGCTTTTGGAGTTTGGGCAACTGGGGTATTATCAGATCAAAATGCTAAACAATGGGTACAACTGGAAGATACTAAGGTGACTGGATACGCTATTGCTAAAGGATTTAGTGGTTCTCCGGTTTGGGATGAACAATTACAGGGAGTAGTTGGGATGGTAGTTGCAGCAGATACTAGGCGAGAAGCTGCAAGAGCCTCTTTTATGATTCCCAATCAAACTTTAGTCAAGGCTTGGCAATATTTGAAGTCAGTTGTTATTACAAGTAAGCCCATAGAGAAGTCAGTTAAGCCAGCTTTGTTACCAGCCAAGAGAAGGTTTCTAGAACAACGGAAGCAACAATTGGAGGAAAATATTGAAGCGGTGAGTAAGCAGATGAGTTTTGATCCCAATTTATCTAATTATTTGAATTTGGAAAGACAAATTACTTTCTATTTTGAAGAACTTGAAAAGATTGAACGAGAACTTTCTGATTTTTAG